The DNA sequence CCCGATGAATATCGGGTGTGGGTGGTCGGTGAAGATAATAAAAAACAGTGTTTCCACTCCCGATACAAGGGGGAGTGGGGCATTGGAGTCAATGAGAGGGATGCAGCCCCGTGGCAGAAGAACAGGGATCGCGGAAGAAAAGTCTGGTCATCGTGGAATCGGCGACCAAGGCCCGCAAGATCCAGCCGTACTTGGGCAACGACTACATCGTCGAGGCCTCAGTCGGTCACATCCGTGATCTCCCACGTGGTGCCGCCGATGTTCCGCTGAAATACAAAAAGGAACCCTGGGCACGCCTCGGGGTGGATACCGAACACGGTTTCTCCCCTCTGTATGTGGTCAGCCCGGATAAGAAGAAGAAGGTCGCTGACCTCAAGACCAAGCTGAAGGAATGCGACGAGCTCCTCCTGGCAACAGACCCCGACCGTGAGGGCGAAGCCATCGCCTGGCACCTCCTGGAGGTGCTCAAGCCGAAGGTGCCCGTGCGTCGCATGGTGTTCAACGAGATCACCAAGCCCGCCATCCTCGCCGCCGTGGAGAACACCCGTGAGCTGGATGTGAACCTGGTGGATGCGCAGGAGACCCGACGCATCCTGGACCGTCTCTACGGTTATGAGGTGTCTCCGGTGCTGTGGAAGAAGGTCATGCCGCGGCTGTCCGCAGGGCGTGTGCAGTCGGTGTCCACCCGCGTGATCGTCGAACGTGAACGTGAGCGCATGGCGTTCATCTCCGCTGATTACTGGGATCTCTCCGCGGAATTCCACAATGGTGCGGCCTCCCAGGCGGATGCGGATAACCCCTCCACCTTCACCGCGAAGCTGGCCACCATTGATGGTCAGCGTGTGGCCCAGGGCCGTGACTTCAATGACCGCGGTCAGCTCACCGCCGATGTGGTTGTGGTGGACAAGACCCGCGCCGAGGCGTTGGCACAGGCGCTGCAGGGCCAGGAGATGGCCGTTGCCGGTGTGGAGGAAAAGCCCTACACCCGCCGTCCGTACGCACCGTTCATGACGTCAACGCTGCAGCAGGAATCCGGCCGCAAGCTGCATTACACCTCTGAGCGCACCATGCGCATCGCGCAGCGTCTTTATGAAAACGGCCACATCACCTATATGCGTACTGACTCCACCTCCCTGTCGGAGCAGGGCCTCAAGGCCGCCCGCTCCCAGGCGGTGGAGCTTTATGGCAATGAGTATGTCTCGCCGAGCCCACGCACCTATGACCGCAAGGTGAAGAACTCTCAGGAGGCCCACGAGGCGATCCGGCCCGCCGGCGAGAGCTTCGCCACCCCGGGGCAGCTGCATGGTCAGCTGGACGCCGAGGAGTACAAGCTTTATGAGCTGATCTGGCAGCGCACCGTCGCTTCCCAGATGGCTGATGCCAAGGGCACCTCCATGAAGGTGACTATTGCCGGCCAAGCCACCTCCGGTGAGAAAACTGAGTTTAACGCTACGGGTCGCACCATCACTTTCCCCGGTTTCCTGCGTGCCTATGTGGAGAGCACCCAGAACGCCGAGGGCCGCGATGTCGCCGACAATGCCGAGAAGCGTCTGCCACGCCTGTCCCAGGGTGATGAGCTGACCGCCACCAACATTCAGGCTGATGGCCATAACACCAACCCGCCGGCCCGTTATACCGAGGCATCACTGGTGAAGAAGATGGAGGACTTGGGCATTGGACGCCCGTCCACCTACGCTTCCATCATCAAGACCATCCAGGACCGTGGGTATGTCTACTCCCGCGGCAATGCACTCGTGCCGTCCTGGGTGGCGTTCGCTGTGGTCGGTTTGCTGGAATCCAACTTCACCTCATTGGTGGATTATGATTTCACCTCTTCCATGGAAGATGAGCTGGACAATATTGCCAGCGGTGATCAGGACCGCACCGAATGGCTCAATGGTTTCTACTTCGGTGATGCCGAGGCTGATGAATCCATGGCGGAGTCGGTTGCGCGCCAGGGCGGTCTGAAGGCTCTGGTGGACCAGAACCTGGAGCAGATCGATGCGCGCTCCGTGAACTCGCTGAAGCTTTTCGACGACGAACAGGGCCGCCCCATCAACGTCCGCGTTGGTCGGTACGGGCCTTATATCGAACGCGTCGTGGGTCAGACTGCAGAAGGCGATCCGGAATACCAGCGCGCCAACCTCCCGGAGGAGACCACCCCGGATGAGCTCAGCCTCGAGGTGGCGGAGAAGCTGTTCGCCACCCCGCAGGGCGGCCGTGAACTGGGTGTCAACCCGGATAATGGTCGCATGATCGTGGCCAAGGAGGGCCGCTTCGGACCCTATGTCACCGAACAGGTCACCGAGGATGAGCGTGCCGGTGCCGAAGCTGAGGCGGAGAAGGTTGTTGCCGCGGAGCGGAAGGCCGAGGATGAACAGCGCGCCGCCGATGGGATGCGTGCGAAGAACTGGGAGACCAAGACCGCGGCAAACCAGAAGGAAAAGCGCATCAACCAGCTGGTTGAGGAAACCCTGAAGCCCTCCACGGCATCCCTGTTCACCGGGATGGAACCGGCAACGGTGACCCTGGAGGAGGCACTCAAGCTGCTGTCGCTGCCCCGCGAGGTGGGTGTGGATCCAGCCGATGGTGAGGTGATCACCGCCCAGAATGGTCGTTATGGTCCCTACCTGAAGAAGGGCACTGATTCCCGTTCCTTGAGCAGCGAGGATCAGATCTTCACGGTCACCCTCGATGAGGCGCGTCGAATCTACGCTGAGCCGAAGCGCCGCGGCCGCACTGCCGCCCAGCCACCGCTCAAGACCCTGGGTGACAATGACGTCTCCGGCAAGCCGATGACCGTCAAGGATGGACGCTTCGGTCCTTATGTCACTGATGGCACCACTAATGCCTCACTGCGCAAGGGTGATGTGCCGGAGTCTTTGACCGATGCCCGCGCCAATGAGCTGTTGTCTGAGCGCCGTGCCAAGGAAGCAGCCGATGGTGGTGGTGCTGCGAAGAAGACCACCAAGAAAACGGCCAAGAAGTCTCCTGCCAAGAAAACCACGGCAAAGAAGACAACGGCCAAGAAGGCAACTGCGAAGAAGACCACCGCGAAGCGTCCTCCCCAGACCACCAAGCGCGTGGTGAAGGCCGGAGCCAGGAAGCAGTCCTAGACTCCATGCTGAGCGGATTCATCAGACGCACCGGTCAGGGCATATGTGCCCTGCGCGCCTCTGTGGGCAGGGCCACGACAGAACCGGAGCGGGCCGCCTATCTGGTGGCAGCGGATATCAATACGGTATCCGCGCTGCTGGGCTGGACCCCGCTCAGGAAGATCACCAAGCCTGTGCTCATGCCACTGCTGGCCGGCAGGGTGTGCCGTTCGACGGCCCCTGATCGGGCAGTGGGTCTGGTGGGTCTGGCCGGTGGCTGGGCCGGGGATCTGGCGTTGATGAAACCGGGCAACATCCCCGCCGGTGCTGCGGGCTTCGCTATCAATCACCTGGCCTATGCCTACTTGTTGGCCAACCGGGGTGCCCGCCCCAGTGCAGCCCGCGTGGCCATCCGTGCCGTACCCCTGACGGTGGCGGCGGTCCTGGCTGCCCGGAAACACCCCAGGCTGGTGCCGGTGGTGCTCGGCTATGGCGGCCTGTTGGCCACCACCTCTATCCTGGCCGATGATCCGGGACTGATTGATCCTGATCAGCCCGCCACCTATGGACTGGGCCACGGCGGCAATCTGTTCCTCGTCTCTGATGCGGTGTTAATCTCCCGGGAGACGCTACTTGCCTCCGGAACAACGGCCGCGCGGCTGGCTGATGCCGTAGTGATGGGGACCTATACCGTGGCACAGCTGCTGCTTATCCACGGTCTGTTCCACCAGGAAAACCTTTCTCCTTAAGCTCATCCAGGGCATACTGCCAGGGGATCCGTTCCTGCTCAATCCGCATCACCCCCTGGATGACCAGGAGATTTCGTGCTGATTCTTCATCCGCGGTCAGGGACGGCAGATGCAGCGACACATCACCGGGATCATGAACCCCGAATGTGGCAAAGCGGTTCACTGTCTCAGGATCCATGAGGACAGAGTCCACTGTTCTTCCCTCGTTCAGGGCTCTGCGCAAGCGGTGCAGAATGGCGAAACCATCACTGTCCAGATCACCCCAGTACAGCAGACGGCACTGTTCGAACCAGGGCATCCTGGCGACGACATCAACGGCATACCCCTTGGTCCACAACACCACCGCGCCGGAACCTTCAGGTGCCTGGGTGAAGGAGAGAAACGTAGCCAGATTCTCCACCATGAGGATCACCTTCGGTCGGTGGCCTGTGCTGAACAATGATGTCGCTTCGGATAGGGGAACGGAAATATCGTCTAGGTGTTCACTACCCCGAAGAAGAGGATCCAGACGGCGGAGTCGCACCGTGGGTTCAATCACGCCTAAGCCCAGATCCCCCGCAGAACCATCTGGGGCTCCCCGTGCAGCGGAGAGGAGCGCCTGGACCAGGGAAGTGTTGTTTTCCAACCACTTGCCGTGGATACCTTCGACGGCCACGGCACGGGGGAGTAATCCGCTGTCGGGATTATGGAGGAACCAGCGGACAACATGGCGGATGCGGGTGAGGTCGGCGTCGTCAAGCTCCACCCACCGGCGAACCGTGCGCGCGGCAGTGGCCAGCACCTCCGGGGTGGCGGCGTCGTGGCAAAGCAGGTGGAATTTGCGCACGGTCTCGTGCCAGTCATGGGCGCGGCCAGCGGCCTGGGATATTTCTTCGGCGCCACGGGCAATAAAACGGGTGGGAACCTCTTGCATGCCCAACCCTGCTGCATGCCAGGCTCGGGTCTCCCAGTGCACATGTGGATTGCCGATCCACGCAGCATTGAAAGCCTTTGCCTGGTCGAGATCCTCTGCTGCTTGTCTTCCGGTAAAAGGATGCAGCGGGATGCTGAGCTCAGTGTCAGTACCCAGGAGCCAGACAGGGATGTCCCGGTTCATCTTGCGGACCGCGCGGTCCCGAACAGCGTCAGGAAAGACTGGTTCAGCCATGGTCGA is a window from the Corynebacterium faecale genome containing:
- the topA gene encoding type I DNA topoisomerase — encoded protein: MAEEQGSRKKSLVIVESATKARKIQPYLGNDYIVEASVGHIRDLPRGAADVPLKYKKEPWARLGVDTEHGFSPLYVVSPDKKKKVADLKTKLKECDELLLATDPDREGEAIAWHLLEVLKPKVPVRRMVFNEITKPAILAAVENTRELDVNLVDAQETRRILDRLYGYEVSPVLWKKVMPRLSAGRVQSVSTRVIVERERERMAFISADYWDLSAEFHNGAASQADADNPSTFTAKLATIDGQRVAQGRDFNDRGQLTADVVVVDKTRAEALAQALQGQEMAVAGVEEKPYTRRPYAPFMTSTLQQESGRKLHYTSERTMRIAQRLYENGHITYMRTDSTSLSEQGLKAARSQAVELYGNEYVSPSPRTYDRKVKNSQEAHEAIRPAGESFATPGQLHGQLDAEEYKLYELIWQRTVASQMADAKGTSMKVTIAGQATSGEKTEFNATGRTITFPGFLRAYVESTQNAEGRDVADNAEKRLPRLSQGDELTATNIQADGHNTNPPARYTEASLVKKMEDLGIGRPSTYASIIKTIQDRGYVYSRGNALVPSWVAFAVVGLLESNFTSLVDYDFTSSMEDELDNIASGDQDRTEWLNGFYFGDAEADESMAESVARQGGLKALVDQNLEQIDARSVNSLKLFDDEQGRPINVRVGRYGPYIERVVGQTAEGDPEYQRANLPEETTPDELSLEVAEKLFATPQGGRELGVNPDNGRMIVAKEGRFGPYVTEQVTEDERAGAEAEAEKVVAAERKAEDEQRAADGMRAKNWETKTAANQKEKRINQLVEETLKPSTASLFTGMEPATVTLEEALKLLSLPREVGVDPADGEVITAQNGRYGPYLKKGTDSRSLSSEDQIFTVTLDEARRIYAEPKRRGRTAAQPPLKTLGDNDVSGKPMTVKDGRFGPYVTDGTTNASLRKGDVPESLTDARANELLSERRAKEAADGGGAAKKTTKKTAKKSPAKKTTAKKTTAKKATAKKTTAKRPPQTTKRVVKAGARKQS
- a CDS encoding lysoplasmalogenase; amino-acid sequence: MLSGFIRRTGQGICALRASVGRATTEPERAAYLVAADINTVSALLGWTPLRKITKPVLMPLLAGRVCRSTAPDRAVGLVGLAGGWAGDLALMKPGNIPAGAAGFAINHLAYAYLLANRGARPSAARVAIRAVPLTVAAVLAARKHPRLVPVVLGYGGLLATTSILADDPGLIDPDQPATYGLGHGGNLFLVSDAVLISRETLLASGTTAARLADAVVMGTYTVAQLLLIHGLFHQENLSP
- a CDS encoding Wadjet anti-phage system protein JetD domain-containing protein encodes the protein MAEPVFPDAVRDRAVRKMNRDIPVWLLGTDTELSIPLHPFTGRQAAEDLDQAKAFNAAWIGNPHVHWETRAWHAAGLGMQEVPTRFIARGAEEISQAAGRAHDWHETVRKFHLLCHDAATPEVLATAARTVRRWVELDDADLTRIRHVVRWFLHNPDSGLLPRAVAVEGIHGKWLENNTSLVQALLSAARGAPDGSAGDLGLGVIEPTVRLRRLDPLLRGSEHLDDISVPLSEATSLFSTGHRPKVILMVENLATFLSFTQAPEGSGAVVLWTKGYAVDVVARMPWFEQCRLLYWGDLDSDGFAILHRLRRALNEGRTVDSVLMDPETVNRFATFGVHDPGDVSLHLPSLTADEESARNLLVIQGVMRIEQERIPWQYALDELKEKGFPGGTDRG